The sequence CTAGCTATTCTTTGTATACTCATTCTTTCACTTCTCTTTCAACATCATCCTCCtatcaaacatttttttttctctgtttttgagttctttgtttttctttggggagCTCATTTTTTTTCCTCCTTATTTGAGGTTAAGACTACTATATTAAGTGATAATCCAGGTTTTGAGAAATGGGTTTAGCTTCATATTATCATATTCTTGTTGTTCTCCTGCAAGTCTTGGCATTGTTTGGGACTAGTACTTTAGCTCAGAGTTTTCCTTCAAATTTTGTATTCGGAGATTCATTAGTTGATGTTGGAAACAATGACTACATTGTTTCACTCTCCAAAGCTAATTATGTTCCTAATGGGATAGATTTTGGAAAGCCTACTGGTCGTTATACGAACGGAAGAACGATTGTTGACATTATAGGTTTGTCAGTGTTCTTAGTGGTTCTGTATATgtgtttgatttttcttttcctctttttcttGTGATTGTATGTATGGATTGATGACACTTCGTTGTCATTCTGCAGGTAAAGAATTGGGTGTGAAAGAATTTACTCCTCCTTACTTGGCTCCATCTACAGTTGGAGATGTGGTTCTTCATGGTGTCAGTTATGCATCAGGTGGAGGTGGAATTCTTAATGAAACCGGCAAGATTTTCGTAAGCTATTCTAGTCTCTAGTGTGCTTGCCAgattttgagtattcaaatgtaTTTTCCATTTTAGAACTCTCTCTGTATTTTTGTGATATAGGTTGGAAGAATCAACTTGGATGCACAACTAGATAACTTCGCGAATACGAGGCAATACATAGTCTCTAGAATTGGTGCTGCAGCGGCTCCCAAACTTTTTGCCAAAGCACTTTTCTCCGTGACAATGGGTTCCAATGATTTCCTCAACAACTACTTAGTTCCTGTTCTCTCAATCCCTGAACAGAAACTGATTTCCCCTGAAACGTTTATTGATACACTGATTTCAAGATACAGGCTTCAACTAACAGTAAGAGTTAATTTCCCAATTAATCCTCATTATAATTACTTTAAAACACAGTTGCAAAATCATGTGGTTTTTGTTGTTCTCATATTATTATGTTTTCGAATTTTCTGTCTTTGTGTAGAGATTGTTCAACTTGGGTGCAAGAAAGATTGTTGTTGTCAATGTTGGACCAATTGGTTGCATCCCATACCAGAGGGATGTAAATCCACTGTCGGGGGATTCATGTGTCGCCTTACCGAATCAAATGGCATTGTCGTttaacaagaaattgaagagccTTGTCGTGGAGTTGAGCTCCGAACTTGCTGGATCCAAATTTGTATATGCAG is a genomic window of Papaver somniferum cultivar HN1 unplaced genomic scaffold, ASM357369v1 unplaced-scaffold_137, whole genome shotgun sequence containing:
- the LOC113334390 gene encoding GDSL esterase/lipase At4g16230-like; translation: MGLASYYHILVVLLQVLALFGTSTLAQSFPSNFVFGDSLVDVGNNDYIVSLSKANYVPNGIDFGKPTGRYTNGRTIVDIIGKELGVKEFTPPYLAPSTVGDVVLHGVSYASGGGGILNETGKIFVGRINLDAQLDNFANTRQYIVSRIGAAAAPKLFAKALFSVTMGSNDFLNNYLVPVLSIPEQKLISPETFIDTLISRYRLQLTRLFNLGARKIVVVNVGPIGCIPYQRDVNPLSGDSCVALPNQMALSFNKKLKSLVVELSSELAGSKFVYADVYRIVADLIENYQSYGFENYNSACCSVAGRFGGVIPCGPKSRVCSNRDKYIFWDPYHPSDAANAIIANRLLNGDTKDIFPVNIKKLFKS